The following proteins are encoded in a genomic region of Eulemur rufifrons isolate Redbay chromosome 18, OSU_ERuf_1, whole genome shotgun sequence:
- the LOC138398722 gene encoding histone H2B type 1-C/E/F/G/I-like, with product MPEPAKSVPAPKKGSKKAVTKAQKKDGKKRKRSRKESYSVYVYKVLKQVHPDTGISSKAMGIMNSFVNDIFERIAGEASRLAHYNKRSTITSREIQTAVRLLLPGELAKHAVSEGTKAVTKYTSSK from the coding sequence ATGCCGGAGCCCGCGAAGTCCGTTCCTGCCCCGAAAAAGGGCTCCAAGAAGGCGGTGACCAAGGCCCAAAAGAAGGACGGCAAGAAGCGCAAGCGCAGCCGCAAGGAGAGCTACTCTGTGTACGTGTACAAGGTGCTGAAGCAGGTCCACCCCGACACCGGCATCTCCTCTAAGGCCATGGGCATCATGAACTCATTTGTCAACGACATCTTCGAGCGCATCGCGGGGGAGGCGTCTCGCCTGGCGCATTACAACAAGCGCTCCACCATCACCTCCCGGGAGATCCAGACTGCCGTGCGCCTGCTGCTACCCGGAGAGCTGGCCAAGCACGCCGTGTCCGAGGGCACCAAGGCTGTCACCAAGTACACCAGCTCTAAG
- the LOC138398887 gene encoding histone H3.1, with the protein MARTKQTARKSTGGKAPRKQLATKAARKSAPATGGVKKPHRYRPGTVALREIRRYQKSTELLIRKLPFQRLVREIAQDFKTDLRFQSSAVMALQEACEAYLVGLFEDTNLCAIHAKRVTIMPKDIQLARRIRGERA; encoded by the coding sequence ATGGCTCGCACGAAGCAGACAGCGCGCAAGTCCACTGGCGGAAAAGCGCCGCGCAAGCAGCTGGCTACCAAGGCAGCTCGCAAGAGCGCCCCGGCCACCGGCGGCGTGAAGAAGCCCCACCGCTACCGGCCCGGCACGGTGGCCCTGCGCGAGATCCGCCGCTACCAGAAGTCGACCGAGCTGCTAATCCGAAAGCTGCCTTTCCAGCGTCTGGTTCGTGAGATCGCGCAGGACTTCAAGACCGACCTGCGCTTCCAGAGCTCGGCGGTGATGGCGCTGCAGGAGGCCTGCGAGGCCTACTTGGTGGGCTTGTTCGAGGACACCAACCTCTGCGCCATCCACGCCAAGCGCGTTACTATAATGCCCAAGGATATCCAGCTCGCGCGCCGCATTCGTGGGGAGAGGGCGTAA
- the LOC138398880 gene encoding histone H4, with amino-acid sequence MSGRGKGGKGLGKGGAKRHRKVLRDNIQGITKPAIRRLARRGGVKRISGLIYEETRGVLKVFLENVIRDAVTYTEHAKRKTVTAMDVVYALKRQGRTLYGFGG; translated from the coding sequence ATGTCTGGTCGAGGGAAAGGCGGGAAGGGCCTGGGCAAGGGGGGCGCTAAGCGCCACCGTAAGGTTTTGCGTGACAACATCCAGGGCATCACTAAGCCTGCAATTCGTCGTTTAGCTCGTCGTGGCGGTGTTAAGCGCATTTCTGGCCTCATCTATGAAGAGACTCGAGGGGTGCTCAAAGTGTTTCTGGAGAACGTGATTCGGGACGCTGTCACCTACACGGAACACGCCAAACGCAAGACAGTCACAGCTATGGACGTTGTCTACGCTCTCAAGCGCCAAGGACGCACTCTTTACGGATTTGGTGGCTAA